The Saccharomyces cerevisiae S288C chromosome VII, complete sequence genome includes a region encoding these proteins:
- the LSG1 gene encoding ribosome biogenesis GTPase LSG1 (Putative GTPase involved in 60S ribosomal subunit biogenesis; required for the release of Nmd3p from 60S subunits in the cytoplasm) — protein sequence MPPKEAPKKWKAPKGPKPTHRKNKNKLELGRAIKYARQKENAIEYLPDGEMRFTTDKHEANWVKLRSVTQESALDEFLSTAALADKDFTADRHSNVKIIRMDSGNDSATSQGFSMTNEQRGNLNAKQRALAKDLIVPRRPEWNEGMSKFQLDRQEKEAFLEWRRKLAHLQESNEDLLLTPFERNIEVWKQLWRVVERSDLVVQIVDARNPLLFRSVDLERYVKESDDRKANLLLVNKADLLTKKQRIAWAKYFISKNISFTFYSALRANQLLEKQKEMGEDYREQDFEEADKEGFDADEKVMEKVKILSIDQLEELFLSKAPNEPLLPPLPGQPPLINIGLVGYPNVGKSSTINSLVGAKKVSVSSTPGKTKHFQTIKLSDSVMLCDCPGLVFPNFAYNKGELVCNGVLPIDQLRDYIGPAGLVAERIPKYYIEAIYGIHIQTKSRDEGGNGDIPTAQELLVAYARARGYMTQGYGSADEPRASRYILKDYVNGKLLYVNPPPHLEDDTPYTREECEEFNKDLYVFDRLPDTRKEQVQNAAKAKGIDIVDLARDLNQLTFSAHTGGDTQKEAKSVTHGGKQAALYNAAEDLDRDFFKMNNVEGRLSTPFHKVQNSSAGKRHNKKNKSKNAKSKVFSIENN from the coding sequence ATGCCACCAAAAGAAGCTCCCAAGAAATGGAAGGCGCCAAAAGGGCCAAAACCTACCCACcgtaaaaataaaaataagctTGAATTAGGCAGAGCTATTAAATATGCAcgtcaaaaagaaaatgccATCGAGTATTTACCTGATGGTGAAATGAGGTTCACTACCGATAAGCATGAGGCCAACTGGGTTAAATTAAGATCTGTAACTCAAGAATCAGCTTTAGATGAATTCTTGAGTACAGCTGCACTGGCAGACAAAGATTTCACGGCCGATAGACATTCAAATGttaaaattattagaaTGGATAGCGGTAATGATTCTGCGACATCTCAAGGGTTTTCTATGACTAATGAGCAGCGTGGAAATCTTAATGCGAAGCAAAGAGCGCTTGCTAAGGATTTGATTGTTCCAAGGAGGCCTGAATGGAACGAGGGCATGTCCAAGTTTCAGCTTGATAGgcaagaaaaggaagcGTTTTTAGAatggagaagaaaattggCACATTTACAAGAAAGCAATGAAGACTTGTTGTTAACACCgtttgaaagaaatatcGAAGTTTGGAAACAGTTATGGAGAGTTGTTGAAAGATCAGATTTAGTTGTTCAAATTGTAGATGCGAGGAATCCGTTGCTGTTTAGATCTGTCGATTTAGAAAGATATGTAAAAGAGTCAGATGACAGAAAAGCAAACTTACTGCTAGTTAATAAAGCAGATTTATTGACCAAAAAGCAACGTATCGCTTGGGCAAAGTACTTTATCTCCAAGAATATTTCGTTCACGTTTTACTCTGCATTGAGAGCTAATCAATTATTGGagaaacaaaaggaaatgGGGGAAGATTATAGAGAACAAGATTTCGAGGAAGCTGATAAAGAAGGGTTCGATGCtgatgaaaaagttatggaaaaagttaaaattCTGTCCATTGACCAACTGGAAGAAttgtttttatcaaaagcTCCAAACGAGCCTTTATTGCCACCTCTGCCCGGTCAACCTCCACTGATTAATATTGGTTTGGTTGGTTATCCAAATGTAGGTAAATCCTCCACTATTAATTCGCTCGTGGGTGCCAAGAAAGTTTCTGTTTCATCCACGCCTGGTAAAACAAAACACTTCCAAACTATTAAGTTATCTGATTCTGTCATGCTTTGTGACTGTCCCGGTCTTGTCTTCCCAAACTTTGCATATAACAAGGGTGAGCTCGTGTGTAATGGTGTTTTACCTATTGATCAATTACGTGATTATATTGGTCCAGCAGGTTTAGTAGCAGAAAGAATACCAAAGTATTACATTGAAGCGATTTATGGTATCCATATTCAAACCAAATCAAGGGATGAAGGTGGGAATGGGGATATACCAACTGCTCAAGAATTGTTAGTCGCATACGCCAGAGCTCGTGGTTATATGACTCAAGGTTACGGTTCTGCTGATGAACCAAGAGCAAGTCGTTATATATTGAAAGATTACGTCAATGGGAAATTACTGTATGTCAACCCTCCGCCCCATCTAGAGGATGATACACCTTACACTAGAGAAGAGTGTGAAGAATTTAACAAAGATTTATATGTGTTCGACAGATTACCGGACACCAGAAAGGAGCAAGTGCAAAATGCTGCTAAGGCTAAAGGCATTGATATCGTGGATTTAGCTCGTGATTTGAATCAGCTAACGTTTTCAGCTCACACTGGTGGTGACACACAAAAAGAAGCCAAATCTGTTACGCACGGTGGTAAACAAGCTGCATTGTACAATGCCGCTGAGGACTTGGATAGAGACTTCTTCAAGATGAACAACGTCGAAGGTAGATTAAGTACACCATTCCACAAAGTTCAAAATAGTTCAGCTGGTAAGAGacataacaaaaaaaacaaaagtaaaaatGCGAAAAGCAAAGTTTTTAGCATTGAAAATAATTAG
- the MLC1 gene encoding Mlc1p (Essential light chain for Myo1p; light chain for Myo2p; stabilizes Myo2p by binding to the neck region; interacts with Myo1p, Iqg1p, and Myo2p to coordinate formation and contraction of the actomyosin ring with targeted membrane deposition), which produces MSATRANKDIFTLFDKKGQGAIAKDSLGDYLRAIGYNPTNQLVQDIINADSSLRDASSLTLDQITGLIEVNEKELDATTKAKTEDFVKAFQVFDKESTGKVSVGDLRYMLTGLGEKLTDAEVDELLKGVEVDSNGEIDYKKFIEDVLRQ; this is translated from the coding sequence ATGTCAGCCACCAGAGCcaataaagatattttcACACTATTCGACAAGAAGGGTCAAGGCGCCATTGCCAAGGATTCCTTGGGAGATTACCTGAGGGCAATTGGCTACAACCCCACCAACCAGCTCGTACAGGACATCATAAACGCGGATTCGAGCTTGAGAGACGCCTCTAGCTTGACGCTGGACCAGATTACAGGCCTAATTGAAGTCAACGAAAAGGAATTGGATGCAACTACCAAGGCAAAGACAGAAGACTTCGTCAAGGCATTCCAGGTCTTCGACAAGGAAAGTACAGGCAAGGTATCCGTTGGTGACTTAAGGTACATGCTAACTGGCTTGGGTGAAAAGTTAACCGACGCTGAAGTAGACGAGCTGTTGAAGGGTGTTGAAGTGGACAGCAACGGAGAAATTGACTACAAGAAGTTCATCGAAGATGTTTTGAGACAATGA
- the VPS73 gene encoding putative sugar transporter (Mitochondrial protein; mutation affects vacuolar protein sorting; putative transporter; member of the sugar porter family; VPS73 has a paralog, YBR241C, that arose from the whole genome duplication), producing the protein MNRILSSASLLSNVSMPRQNKHKITKALCYAIIVASIGSIQFGYHLSELNAPQQVLSCSEFDIPMEGYPYDRTWLGKRGYKQCIPLNDEQIGIVTSVFCIGGILGSYFATSLANIYGRKFSSLINCTLNIVGSLIIFNSNSYRGLIIGRILVGISCGSLIVIIPLFIKEVAPSGWEGLLGSMTQICIRLGVLLTQGIALPLTDSYRWRWILFGSFLIAVLNFFMWFIVDESPKWLLAHGRVTDAKLSLCKLRGVTFDEAAQEIQDWQLQIESGDPLIEPTTTNSISGSNSLWKYLRDRTNVKSRHVITVLLFGQQFCGINSIVLYGTKIISQLYPQHAIRINFFISMVNVLVTILVSLLIHSLPRKPLLMTSTVLVSVTAFIMGIAMNHNKMNLLIVFSFIYMGVFTMGLNPLPFIIMREVSKPQDMVLAQRYGTICNWVGTFIIAYTFPIIHDVLSGYVFIIFAIIACSISAFIWKKVPETKRSG; encoded by the coding sequence ATGAATAGGATTCTATCTAGTGCATCGTTGCTATCCAATGTTAGCATGCCAAGGCAAAACAAGCATAAAATTACAAAGGCGTTATGTTATGCAATTATAGTAGCCTCAATCGGTTCAATACAATTTGGTTACCACTTGTCGGAATTAAATGCACCTCAGCAGGTGCTTTCGTGCTCAGAATTTGACATTCCCATGGAGGGCTATCCCTATGACAGAACATGGCTGGGAAAAAGAGGATATAAGCAATGTATACCATTGAATGATGAACAGATTGGAATCGTGACCTCCGTTTTTTGCATTGGAGGCATTTTGGGCTCTTATTTTGCCACCAGTCTGGCCAATATTTATGGAAGGAAGTTCTCAAGTTTAATTAACTGCACATTGAATATCGTCGGTTCGCTGATAATCTTCAATTCGAATAGTTATAGGGGCTTAATCATTGGTAGAATTCTAGTGGGTATTTCGTGTGGCTCTTTGATCGTGATTATACCCCTTTTCATTAAGGAAGTTGCTCCAAGCGGTTGGGAAGGTTTACTGGGTTCGATGACACAAATCTGTATCAGGTTAGGGGTCTTGTTGACACAAGGAATAGCCCTCCCACTGACTGATTCATACCGTTGGAGGTGGATTTTGTTTGGTAGCTTCCTTATCGCGgtattgaattttttcatgtGGTTTATAGTCGATGAATCTCCAAAATGGTTGTTAGCACATGGAAGAGTCACCGATGCTAAGTTATCTCTATGTAAGCTACGTGGCGTGACTTTTGATGAAGCCGCACAAGAGATACAGGATTGGCAACTGCAAATAGAATCTGGGGATCCGTTGATTGAACCAACCACCACGAACTCTATTAGCGGTTCTAATTCATTATGGAAATACTTGAGGGACAGAACAAATGTCAAGTCTCGCCATGTTATCACTGTATTGTTATTTGGCCAACAATTCTGCGGTATAAACTCCATTGTACTATATGGTACCAAGATAATTAGTCAACTGTATCCTCAGCACGCAATTAGgataaactttttcattagtATGGTGAATGTATTAGTCACCATACTAGTTTCTCTGCTAATTCATAGTTTGCCACGTAAACCGCTTCTGATGACGTCCACCGTCTTAGTTTCTGTTACCGCCTTCATTATGGGAATAGCAATGAACCATAATAAAATGAACCTTTTGATTGTGTTttcatttatatatatgggCGTTTTCACGATGGGGTTAAATCCGTTGCCATTTATAATAATGAGAGAAGTATCAAAACCACAGGATATGGTCCTTGCGCAAAGATATGGTACCATTTGCAATTGGGTAGGAACTTTTATCATTGCATATACTTTCCCTATTATTCATGATGTTTTGTCAGGTTatgttttcatcatttttgcTATCATAGCATGCTCAATAAGCGCCTTTATCTGGAAGAAGGTTCCGGAGACCAAGAGGAGCGGCTAA
- the USE1 gene encoding SNAP receptor USE1 (Essential SNARE protein localized to the ER; involved in retrograde traffic from the Golgi to the ER and Sey1p-independent homotypic ER fusion; required for efficient nuclear fusion during mating; forms a complex with the SNAREs Sec22p, Sec20p and Ufe1p) encodes MAETSNDPFLSYVLSSKQLTNLNRLRRKAVTKQLGSSDDNKVSEEFLRYQHTYQREAFEYLQTKHDAHKIMESQYEQYQSSSKTRRYSIDLDSVDAVDTESQTEYPNEEFIDRNEDSEAVMELRKRLLGKGQNKGLGYETTKSVDRQIEDQDTLQQDLIQDMSKLVGSLKQGAVAFQSALDEDKQVLGAAEIGIQVASQGLMDVSGKLRKYDKSKLSYLFYITVFIFMILGLVFTFIIIQLFPAL; translated from the coding sequence ATGGCTGAAACTTCCAACGACCCCTTTCTGTCCTACGTTTTGAGTAGCAAACAATTAACTAATTTGAATCGTCTACGAAGGAAAGCAGTTACAAAACAACTGGGATCAAGTGACGACAATAAGGTCTCAGAGGAGTTTTTGAGGTATCAACATACTTATCAAAGAGAAGCATTTGAATATCTGCAAACAAAACATGACGCCCACAAAATAATGGAGTCACAGTACGAACAGTACCAAAGcagttcaaaaacaagaagataTAGTATCGATTTAGATTCTGTAGATGCAGTTGACACGGAATCGCAAACAGAATACCCAAATGAGGAGTTTATTGATAGAAACGAAGATAGCGAAGCTGTTATGGAGTTGAGAAAGAGATTGTTGGGGAAGGGACAGAATAAGGGTTTAGGATATGAAACTACGAAATCAGTCGATAGGCAAATTGAGGACCAGGACACGTTGCAACAGGATTTGATTCAGGATATGAGCAAACTTGTGGGCAGTTTGAAGCAAGGAGCTGTGGCATTTCAATCAGCACTTGATGAAGATAAGCAAGTTCTTGGAGCTGCAGAGATAGGTATTCAAGTTGCTTCTCAAGGTTTAATGGATGTTAGCGGTAAATTAAGGAAATATGACAAGAGTAAATTGAGTTACTTGTTTTATATTActgttttcatttttatgatTCTCGGACTGGTGTTTACATTTATCATAATTCAATTATTCCCGGCCCTATAA
- the SEH1 gene encoding Seh1p (Subunit of the Nup84 nuclear pore and SEACAT subcomplexes; involved in nucleocytoplasmic transport and NPC biogenesis in the nuclear pore subcomplex; subunit of SEACAT, a subcomplex of the SEA complex that inhibits the TORC1 inhibitory role of SEACIT (Iml1p-Npr2p-Npr3p), a GAP for Gtr1p in response to amino acid limitation, thereby resulting in activation of TORC1 signaling; SEA is a coatomer-related complex that associates dynamically with the vacuole; human SEH1 homolog), translated as MQPFDSGHDDLVHDVVYDFYGRHVATCSSDQHIKVFKLDKDTSNWELSDSWRAHDSSIVAIDWASPEYGRIIASASYDKTVKLWEEDPDQEECSGRRWNKLCTLNDSKGSLYSVKFAPAHLGLKLACLGNDGILRLYDALEPSDLRSWTLTSEMKVLSIPPANHLQSDFCLSWCPSRFSPEKLAVSALEQAIIYQRGKDGKLHVAAKLPGHKSLIRSISWAPSIGRWYQLIATGCKDGRIRIFKITEKLSPLASEESLTNSNMFDNSADVDMDAQGRSDSNTEEKAELQSNLQVELLSEHDDHNGEVWSVSWNLTGTILSSAGDDGKVRLWKATYSNEFKCMSVITAQQ; from the coding sequence ATGCAACCATTTGATAGTGGGCATGATGATTTAGTTCATGATGTCGTTTATGACTTTTACGGAAGACATGTGGCAACATGCTCTTCTGATCAACATATTAAAGTTTTTAAATTAGACAAGGACACGAGTAATTGGGAACTCAGTGACTCATGGAGAGCTCACGACAGTAGTATCGTGGCCATTGATTGGGCCAGTCCAGAATATGGGCGCATCATTGCTTCAGCCTCTTACGATAAGACGGTAAAATTATGGGAAGAAGATCCCGACCAAGAAGAATGCTCTGGCCGTCGTTGGAACAAGCTGTGTACCCTGAATGATTCCAAAGGATCACTTTATAGTGTAAAATTTGCGCCAGCGCATTTGGGCTTAAAATTAGCTTGTTTGGGTAACGATGGAATCCTCAGACTTTATGATGCCTTAGAACCTTCTGACCTAAGGTCATGGACACTGACTTCTGAGATGAAAGTGCTATCTATACCACCAGCAAATCATTTACAGTCTGATTTTTGTCTCTCTTGGTGTCCTTCGAGATTTTCTCCTGAAAAGCTCGCAGTCTCTGCATTGGAACAAGCGATTATATACCAAAGGGGTAAAGACGGTAAACTTCACGTTGCAGCAAAACTTCCCGGTCATAAAAGTTTAATAAGAAGTATCAGCTGGGCTCCTTCCATTGGTAGATGGTATCAACTCATTGCAACAGGTTGCAAAGATGGTAGAATtagaattttcaaaatcacAGAAAAACTAAGTCCCCTGGCCTCAGAGGAGTCTTTAACTAACTCAAATATGTTTGATAATAGTGCTGATGTTGACATGGATGCACAGGGCAGATCAGACTCAAATACCGAAGAGAAAGCTGAGCTACAATCAAACTTGCAAGTTGAACTTCTAAGCGAGCATGATGACCATAATGGCGAAGTTTGGTCCGTGTCTTGGAATTTAACGGGTACAATCTTAAGCAGTGCTGGGGATGATGGGAAGGTACGTTTATGGAAAGCCACTTATTCAAATGAATTTAAGTGTATGTCAGTAATTACTGCCCAACAATAA
- the RPL28 gene encoding 60S ribosomal protein uL15 RPL28 (Ribosomal 60S subunit protein L28; homologous to mammalian ribosomal protein L27A and bacterial L15; may have peptidyl transferase activity; can mutate to cycloheximide resistance), whose translation MPSRFTKTRKHRGHVSAGKGRIGKHRKHPGGRGMAGGQHHHRINMDKYHPGYFGKVGMRYFHKQQAHFWKPVLNLDKLWTLIPEDKRDQYLKSASKETAPVIDTLAAGYGKILGKGRIPNVPVIVKARFVSKLAEEKIRAAGGVVELIA comes from the exons ATGCCTTCCAGATTCACTAAGACTAGAAAGCACAGAGGTCACGTCTCAG CCGGTAAAGGTCGTATCGGTAAGCACAGAAAGCACCCCGGTGGTAGAGGTATGGCCGGTGGTCAACATCACCACAGAATTAACATGGATAAATACCATCCAGGTTATTTCGGTAAGGTTGGTATGAGATACTTCCACAAGCAACAAGCTCATTTCTGGAAGCCAGTCTTGAACTTGGACAAATTGTGGACATTGATCCCAGAAGACAAGAGAGACCAATACTTGAAATCTGCTTCTAAGGAAACTGCTCCAGTTATTGACACTTTGGCAGCCGGTTACGGTAAGATCTTGGGTAAGGGTAGAATTCCAAATGTTCCAGTTATCGTCAAAGCTAGATTCGTCTCCAAGTTggctgaagaaaaaatcagagCTGCTGGTGGTGTTGTTGAATTGATCGCTTAA
- the YGK1 gene encoding 5'-deoxynucleotidase (5'-deoxynucleotidase; non-essential gene involved in deoxyribonucleoside monophosphate degradation; interacts with the DNA helicase Hpr5p; YGL101W has a paralog, YBR242W, that arose from the whole genome duplication), protein MTAVNIWKPEDNIPREILAILSKPHPNYQLAFLNIIQLLKTQRRTGWVDHGIDPCESISDHMYRMGLTTMLITDKNVDRNKCIRIALVHDFAESLVGDITPNDPMTKEEKHRREFETVKYLCESIIRPCSESASREILDDWLAYEKQTCLEGRYVKDIDKYEMLVQCFEYEQKYNGKKDLKQFLGAINDIKTDEVKKWTQSLLEDRQAFFDSLKE, encoded by the coding sequence atgacTGCAGTTAACATCTGGAAGCCAGAAGATAATATACCTAGGGAGATTTTGGCAATTCTTTCGAAACCTCACCCAAATTATCAGTTAGCgtttttgaatattataCAACTTTTGAAAACGCAAAGAAGAACTGGTTGGGTTGACCATGGTATTGACCCATGCGAAAGTATATCTGACCATATGTACAGAATGGGTTTAACTACCATGCTGATTACGGACAAGAATGTTGATCGTAACAAATGTATCAGAATCGCACTTGTTCACGATTTTGCGGAGTCATTAGTTGGTGATATTACACCTAATGACCCAATGACAAAGGAAGAGAAACATCGCAGAGAATTTGAAACTGTCAAGTATCTCTGTGAAAGCATAATAAGGCCCTGCAGTGAAAGCGCATCTAGGGAAATTCTTGATGACTGGTTAGCATACGAAAAGCAGACCTGTTTGGAAGGAAGATATGTCAAAGATATTGATAAGTATGAAATGTTGGTTCAATGTTTTGAGTACGAACAAAAGTATAATGGCAAGAAGGATTTGAAACAATTTTTGGGAGCCATCAATGATATAAAAACTGATGAAGTTAAAAAATGGACACAATCTTTACTGGAAGATCGACAAGCCTTTTTCGACAGTTTGAAGGAGTAA
- the ARC1 gene encoding Arc1p (Protein that binds tRNA and both methionyl- and glutamyl-tRNA synthetases; forms a complex with methionyl-tRNA synthetase Mes1p (MetRS) and glutamyl-tRNA synthetase Gus1p (GluRS); recruits tRNA to the complex, increases aminoacylation efficiency by stimulating catalysis and ensures cytoplasmic localization of the complex; OB-fold containing protein with unexpected aminoacyl-tRNA deacylase activity; binds quadruplex nucleic acids; protein abundance increases in response to DNA replication stress) — translation MSDLVTKFESLIISKYPVSFTKEQSAQAAQWESVLKSGQIQPHLDQLNLVLRDNTFIVSTLYPTSTDVHVFEVALPLIKDLVASSKDVKSTYTTYRHILRWIDYMQNLLEVSSTDKLEINHDLDLPHEVIEKKKKAPAGGAADAAAKADEDVSKKAKKQDHPRGKPDEETLKKLREEAKAKKAAKKAANAKQQQEQQNKAPEKPKPSAIDFRVGFIQKAIKHPDADSLYVSTIDVGDEEGPRTVCSGLVKHFPLDAMQERYVVVVCNLKPVNMRGIKSTAMVLCGSNDDKVEFVEPPKDSKAGDKVFFEGFGDEAPMKQLNPKKKIWEHLQPHFTTNDGLEVIFKDEEEKDHPVRKLTNAKGESFKVASIANAQVR, via the coding sequence ATGTCCGATCTCGTTACCAAGTTCGAATCGCTTATTATTTCAAAGTATCCAGTTTCTTTCACTAAAGAACAATCTGCTCAAGCTGCCCAATGGGAATCGGTTCTAAAATCTGGTCAAATCCAACCACACTTAGATCAATTGAATTTGGTGTTAAGAGACAACACCTTCATTGTGTCCACTTTGTACCCAACATCTACCGACGTTCACGTCTTCGAAGTCGCCTTACCATTGATTAAGGATTTAGTGGCAAGCTCCAAGGATGTCAAGTCAACTTATACCACATACAGACATATTTTGAGATGGATTGATTACATGCAAAACTTGTTGGAAGTGTCGAGCACTGACAAGTTAGAAATAAATCACGATTTGGACTTACCTCATGAAGTTAttgagaagaagaaaaaggcaCCTGCGGGTGGCGCTGCTGATGCCGCAGCCAAGGCAGACGAAGATGTTAGTAAGAAGGCTAAAAAGCAAGATCATCCAAGAGGTAAGCCTGATGAAGAAACCCTTAAGAAATTGAGAGAGGAGGCAAAGGCCAAGAAGGCAGCTAAGAAGGCCGCCAACGCCAAACAACAACAAGAGCAACAAAATAAGGCCCCAGAAAAGCCAAAGCCATCCGCAATAGATTTCCGTGTTGgttttattcaaaaagcCATCAAGCACCCAGATGCCGACTCCCTATATGTCTCTACAATTGATGTCGGTGATGAAGAAGGCCCAAGAACTGTTTGTTCTGGTTTGGTCAAGCATTTTCCTTTGGACGCTATGCAAGAACGTTATGTTGTTGTTGTATGCAACTTGAAACCAGTTAACATGAGAGGTATTAAATCCACTGCTATGGTATTGTGTGGTTCTAACGACGACAAAGTTGAATTTGTCGAGCCACCAAAGGACTCTAAGGCCGGTGACAAGGTGTTCTTTGAAGGTTTCGGTGACGAAGCTCCAATGAAGCAATTGAAtccaaaaaagaagatctGGGAACACTTACAACCTCATTTTACTACAAATGACGGGTTGGAAGTTATCTTCaaagacgaagaagaaaaggacCATCCTGTAAGAAAGTTGACCAACGCTAAGGGCGAATCATTCAAGGTTGCTAGTATTGCTAATGCTCAAGTCCGTTAA